One Equus quagga isolate Etosha38 unplaced genomic scaffold, UCLA_HA_Equagga_1.0 876_RagTag, whole genome shotgun sequence genomic region harbors:
- the LOC124234540 gene encoding LOW QUALITY PROTEIN: solute carrier family 28 member 3-like (The sequence of the model RefSeq protein was modified relative to this genomic sequence to represent the inferred CDS: substituted 1 base at 1 genomic stop codon) has protein sequence SEGDFRENQNTSGNDNSLRRRAVQNREHGKAKQHEXQVTIEADSPGNKEDEKDDQEMHQKGHLERMYGTVRNFSRKHKTTLQYIFWGILLAGYLAMVIAACALNFQRAVPLFVITVAAIFFVVWDHFMAKYEHQIEELLSPGREFLDDHWSWLKWVIWSSLILGVVFWLIFDTAKLGQRQLVSFGGLIMFIILMFLFSKNPTKVRWRPVFWGIGLQFLLGLIILRTGPGLMAFQWLGKQVETFLEHTDAGASFLFGENYKDHFLAFKVLPMVIFFGAIVSLLYYLRLMQWIIRKIGWVMLVTVGSSPIESVVAAGNIFIGLTESALLVRPYLPHVTKSELHAIMTAGFSTIAGSVLGIYISFGISPAHLLTASVMSAPASLAVAKLFWPETETPKITLKNAMKMGMSDSRNLLDAASHGASSSISVVAHIAVNMIAFVALLSFVNSALSWFGNMFDYPQLSFEIICSYIFMPFSLMMGVNWQDSFMVAKLIGYKTFFSEFVAYDYLSKLVDLRKRSGPKFVDGVQQYMSIHSETIATYALCGFSNICSLGMVVGAFISIAPTRKRDIASEAVRALIAGNTACFITACIAGILSSTPVDINCHHTLENAFASGLLQNTTDVVSCCQSLLSSTVAKDPRELIPGGNHSLYFLKSCCELLKPSTLNCSWIPNTF, from the exons AGTGAAGGAGACTTTCGCGAAAACCAGAACACATCAGGAAATGACAACTCCCTGAGGCGCAGAGCTGTGCAGAACAGAGAGCATGGAAAGGCCAAACAG CATGAATAACAGGTCACCATTGAGGCGGATTCTCCAGgaaacaaagaagatgaaaaggatgATCAAGAGATGCATCAAAAAGG GCATCTGGAAAGGATGTATGGTACAGTTCGGAATTTTTCTCGGAAACACAAAACCACCCTTCAGTACATCTTCTGGGGCATCTTATTAGCAG GTTACCTGGCTATGGTGATCGCCGCGTGTGCCCTCAACTTTCAGAGAGCCGTTCCTCTGTTCGTGATCACTGTGGCTGCCATCTTCTTTGTGGTCTGGGATCACTTTATGGCCAAATATGAGCATCAAATTGAGGAGCTCCTGTCTCCTGGCAGAGAGTTTCTGGACGACCATTGGTCCTGGCTGAAGTG GGTGATTTGGAGCTCTCTGATCCTGGGAGTTGTTTTCTGGCTGATCTTTGACACCGCCAAATTGGGCCAACGGCAGCTGGTGTCCTTCGGTGGACTCATAATGTTCATTATCCTGATGTTCCTATTTTCCAAGAACCCAACCAAA GTTCGCTGGAGGCCTGTCTTTTGGGGAATTGGGTTACAGTTTCTTCTTGGGCTCATAATACTAAGGACTGGCCCTGGACTTATGGCTTTTCAGTGGTTGGGCAAACAAGTTGAG ACCTTCTTGGAGCACACTGACGCTGgtgcttcatttctctttggtgagAACTACAAAGACCACTTCTTGGCATTTAAG GTCCTGCCAATGGTGATTTTTTTTGGCGCCATCGTGTCCCTGCTCTACTATCTCAGACTGATGCAGTGGATCATTAGAAAG ATTGGATGGGTCATGCTGGTTACTGTGGGATCATCTCCTATTGAATCTGTAGTTGCTGCTGGCAATATATTCATCGGACTT ACAGAGTCTGCACTGCTGGTCCGACCGTATTTACCACACGTCACCAAGTCTGAACTCCATGCAATCATGACCGCTGGGTTCTCTACCATTGCTGGAAGTGTCTTAGGCATATACATTTCTTTTGGG ATTTCACCTGCCCACTTATTAACTGCCTCAGTTATGTCAGCTCCCGCTTCATTGGCTGTGGCTAAACTCTTTTGGCCTGAGACAGAAACACCTAAAATAACCCTCAAGAATGCCATGAAAATGGGAATGAG TGATTCGAGGAATCTCCTAGACGCAGCATCACATGGAGCATCCTCATCCATCTCTGTGGTAGCACACATCGCTGTGAATATGATTGCCTTCGTGGCCCTGCTGTCTTTTGTGAACTCAGCCCTGTCCTGGTTTGGAAACATGTTTGACTACCCACAGCTGAGTTTTGAG ataatATGCTCCTACATCTTCATGCCCTTTTCCTTGATGATGGGAGTGAACTGGCAAGACAGCTTTATGGTTGCCAAACTCATAGGTTATAAGACCTTCTTCAGTGAATTTGTGGCCTATGACTACCTCTCAAAATTGGTGGATTTAAGGAAACGATCTGGACCCAAATTTGTGGATGGTGTCCAGCAATATATGTCA ATTCATTCTGAGACAATTGCCACTTACGCTCTCTGTGGCTTTTCCAATATCTGTTCCCTAGGAATGGTGGTTGGCGCATTCA TATCCATAGCTCCTACCAGAAAGCGTGACATCGCCTCAGAAGCAGTGAGAGCTCTTATCGCAGGGAACACTGCCTGCTTCATAACCGCCTGCATTGCAG gcatcctctccagcactccTGTAGACATCAACTGCCATCACACATTAGAGAACGCCTTTGCCTCTGGCTTACTTCAAAACACAACCGATGTGGTGTCGTGTTGCCAGAGCTTATTGAGcag